One genomic region from Rosa rugosa chromosome 1, drRosRugo1.1, whole genome shotgun sequence encodes:
- the LOC133724417 gene encoding ABC transporter F family member 5-like: MDLASKLHRLDLRSSFLAGSAPFDARTTSLPSRLRSLSQRISAQSTKANSNSIKTTTLFKPRTPTSQIRTWLPALAVETPVATAEENDIESLFSDDSGTGSNERKRGKKNSNSGASGISSGVKLENVRKSYKGVTVLKDVTWEVKKGEKVGLVGVNGAGKTTQMRIIAGLEEPDSGNVIKAKSNMKIAFLSQEFEVSMSKTVREEFMTAFKEEMEVSERLEKVQKALESAVEDMDLMGRLLDELDKLQNRAQECDLSMVDAKISKLMPELGFAPEDGDRLVASFSSGWQMRMSLGKILLQDPDLLLLDEPTNHLDLDTIEWLEDYLNQQDVPMVIISHDRAFLDQLCTKIVETDMGVSRTYEGNYSEYYIAKAAWIESQNAAWEKQQKEIEHTKDLIHRLGAGANSGRASSAGKKLEKLQEEDLVERPFQRKQMKIRFPERGRSGRFVATLKNLEAGFGDKVLFSRANLTIERGEKLAIIGPNGCGKSTLLKLMLGLQKPIAGEVLLGEHNVLPNYFEQNQAEALDLNKTVLETVEEAAEDWRLDDIKGLLGRCNFKADMLDRKVSLLSGGEKARLAFCKFMVKPSTLLVLDEPTNHLDIPSKEMLEEAINEYKGTVITVSHDRYFIKQIVNRVVEVKDRRLQDYAGNYNYYLEKNLDARERELEREAEIEEKAPKVKAKSKMSKAEKEARKKQKMQAFQQAKAKSKGIKNAKRWN, from the exons ATGGATTTAGCCTCCAAGCTCCACCGCCTCGACCTCCGCTCCTCCTTCCTCGCCGGCTCCGCCCCCTTCGACGCCCGCACCACCTCTCTCCCTTCTCGCCTCCGCTCCCTTTCGCAACGAATCTCCGCCCAATCCACTAAAGCTAACTCCAACTCCATCAAAACCACTACTTTATTCAAACCCAGAACACCCACTTCTCAGATACGAACATGGTTGCCGGCTTTGGCCGTCGAAACTCCGGTGGCCACGGCGGAGGAGAACGACATTGAGTCTTTGTTCTCGGACGATTCCGGGACTGGGAGTAATGAACGTAAACGTGGCAAGAAGAACTCGAATTCTGGGGCTTCCGGGATTTCTTCTGGTGTTAAGCTTGAAAATGTGAGGAAGAGCTATAAGGGTGTGACTGTGTTGAAGGATGTGACGTGGGAAGTGAAGAAGGGGGAGAAGGTTGGATTGGTGGGGGTGAATGGGGCAGGGAAGACAACCCAGATGAGGATTATTGCTGGTTTGGAAGAACCGGATTCGGGGAATGTGATAAAGGCGAAATCGAATATGAAGATTGCGTTTTTGAGTCAAGAATTCGAGGTTTCGATGAGTAAAACAGTGAGGGAGGAGTTTATGACTGCTTTTAAGGAGGAGATGGAGGTGTCAGAGAGGCTGGAGAAGGTGCAGAAGGCGTTGGAGAGTGCTGTGGAGGATATGGACTTGATGGGAAGGCTTTTGGATGAGCTTGATAAGCTTCAGAATCGGGCGCAGGAGTGTGACTTGAGTATGGTGGATGCGAAGATTAGTAAGTTGATGCCGGAACTTGGGTTTGCGCCGGAGGATGGAGATAGGTTGGTGGCTTCGTTTAGTAGTGGTTGGCAGATGAGGATGTCACTTGGGAAGATTTTGCTTCAG GACCCTGATTTACTACTGCTGGATGAGCCTACAAATCACCTTGACCTTGACACCATTGAGTGGCTTGAAGATTATCTCAATCAGCAAGATGTGCCAATGGTTATCATATCTCATGACCGAGCTTTTCTCGATCAATTGTGTACAAAAATAGTGGAAACTGATATGGGTGTCTCCAGAACGTATGAGGGAAATTATTCTGAGTATTATATTGCAAAAGCAGCATGGATCGAAAGTCAAAATGCTGCTTGGGAGAAGCAGCAGAAGGAAATTGAGCACACAAAAGATTTGATACATAGGTTGGGCGCTGGAGCAAATTCTGGCCGTGCGTCTTCTGCTGGAAAG AAGCTGGAGAAACTTCAGGAAGAGGATCTTGTTGAAAGGCCATTTCAGAGGAAACAGATGAAGATCAGGTTTCCTGAACGGGGAAGAAGTGGAAGATTTGTTGCAACACTTAAGAATCTGGAAGCTGGCTTTGGAGATAAG GTTCTGTTTAGCAGAGCAAATCTCACAATTGAAAGAGGAGAGAAACTGGCCATTATCGGCCCAAATGGATGTGGCAAGAGTACTTTGCTGAAACTAATGCTGGGTTTACAGAAGCCAATTGCAGGTGAAGTTCTGCTTGGGGAGCATAATGTCCTACCAAACTATTTTGAGCAAAATCAG GCTGAGGCACTTGATTTAAATAAAACAGTGCTTGAGACAGTAGAAGAAGCAGCAGAGGATTGGAGACTTGATGATATAAAGGGTCTCCTTGGTCGTTGTAATTTCAAAGCAGATATGCTTGATAGAAAGGTTTCCCTCTTAAGTGGTGGTGAGAAG GCACGCCTTGCCTTCTGCAAGTTCATGGTAAAGCCATCTACTCTGCTAGTTCTGGATGAACCCACAAATCACTTGGACATTCCTTCAAAAGAGATGCTTGAG GAGGCAATAAATGAGTACAAAGGCACTGTTATCACAGTTTCTCATGACCGATACTTTATAAAGCAAATAGTTAATAGAGTAGTGGAGGTTAAAGACAGAAGACTGCAAGATTATGCAGGCAATTACAAT TACTATCTAGAGAAGAATCTAGATGCTAGGGAAAGAGAGCTTGAGCGTGAGGCAGAGATTGAGGAGAAGGCTCCTAAAGTCAAAGCGAAATCAAAGATGTCTAAG GCTGAAAAGGAAGCTCGGAAGAAGCAAAAGATGCAGGCATTCCAGCAAGCAAAGGCAAAATCGAAAGGAATAAAGAACGCTAAGAGATGGAATTAA
- the LOC133724420 gene encoding ABC transporter F family member 5-like produces the protein MVKPSTLLVLDEPTNHLDIPSKEMLVGINEYKGTVITVSHDRYIIKQIVNRVVEVKDKRLQDYEGNYNYYLEKNLDARERELEREAEIEEKAPKVKAKSKMSKAEKEARKKQKMQAIQQAKAKSKGITKNAKRWN, from the exons ATGGTAAAGCCATCTACTCTGCTAGTTCTGGATGAACCGACAAATCACTTGGACATTCCTTCAAAAGAGATGCTTGTG GGAATAAATGAGTACAAAGGCACTGTTATCACAGTTTCTCATGACCGATACATTATAAAGCAAATAGTTAATAGAGTAGTGGAAGTTAAAGACAAAAGATTGCAAGATTATGAAGGCAATTACAAT TACTATCTAGAGAAGAATCTAGATGCTAGGGAAAGAGAGCTCGAGCGTGAGGCAGAGATTGAGGAGAAGGCTCCTAAAGTCAAAGCCAAATCAAAGATGTCTAAG GCTGAAAAGGAAGCTCGGAAGAAGCAAAAGATGCAGGCAATCCAGCAAGCAAAGGCAAAATCGAAAGGAATTACAAAGAACGCTAAGAGATGGAATTAA